From a single Streptomyces liliifuscus genomic region:
- a CDS encoding serine hydrolase has product MGPHIRHIRRVHAQRAQRIQRARCVRHCRTALVAALASVLLTPVPAIAATAASPRIPAGATTRRVPADTAEWTDWQLRQGAPGHHASSADPTDTVTCQAPHAPDLAARLSQDIQAALSGRDGTVSVAVHDDSGLTCERAGERQYDSASVVKVLIMEGLLRRAEELGRRLTQWEETNVRPMIVSSDNDSTARLWADLGRSYLSDFLTRVRTSATLLGPGRYWGLTRTTATDQLRLLAVLTNAQSFLRTRAYGLKLLSEVRSDQRWGVPAGMPQGLTAHVKNGWLPRATHGWRVHSIGAFTGEGRSYRIVVLSHDNPTMAYGVRTIERIAQAVHRGLGQGRGVGRDLTPETAISEESDGSAPYEPLPGWDEPEPDATP; this is encoded by the coding sequence ATGGGTCCTCACATACGACACATACGGCGCGTACACGCACAGCGCGCACAGCGCATACAGCGCGCACGGTGCGTACGCCACTGCCGCACCGCCCTGGTCGCAGCCCTCGCCTCCGTGCTCCTCACCCCGGTCCCCGCCATCGCGGCAACCGCGGCCAGCCCCAGAATCCCGGCCGGCGCCACGACCAGACGCGTCCCGGCCGACACGGCCGAGTGGACGGACTGGCAGCTCCGGCAGGGCGCCCCGGGCCACCACGCCTCCTCGGCCGACCCCACCGACACCGTCACCTGCCAGGCACCCCACGCCCCCGACCTGGCCGCCCGGCTGTCCCAGGACATCCAGGCGGCCCTGTCGGGGAGGGACGGCACGGTCTCCGTGGCGGTCCACGACGACTCCGGGCTGACCTGCGAACGCGCGGGCGAGCGGCAATACGACTCGGCGAGCGTCGTCAAGGTGCTGATCATGGAGGGACTGCTCCGCCGGGCCGAGGAGCTGGGGCGCCGGCTCACGCAGTGGGAGGAGACGAACGTACGCCCCATGATCGTCAGCTCCGACAACGACTCCACCGCGCGCCTCTGGGCCGACCTGGGCCGCAGCTATCTGAGCGACTTCCTCACCCGCGTCCGTACCAGCGCCACCCTCCTGGGCCCGGGCCGCTACTGGGGCCTCACCCGCACCACGGCCACCGACCAGTTGCGTTTGCTGGCCGTACTGACGAACGCCCAGTCCTTCCTCCGCACCCGCGCCTACGGCCTGAAACTGCTCTCCGAGGTCCGCTCGGACCAGCGCTGGGGCGTCCCCGCCGGCATGCCGCAAGGGCTGACGGCACACGTCAAGAACGGCTGGCTGCCCAGAGCCACCCACGGCTGGCGCGTCCACAGCATCGGCGCCTTCACCGGCGAGGGCCGCAGCTACCGCATCGTCGTCCTGTCCCACGACAACCCGACGATGGCGTACGGCGTCCGCACCATCGAGCGCATAGCCCAGGCCGTCCACCGGGGCCTGGGCCAGGGCCGCGGCGTCGGCCGCGACCTCACCCCGGAGACCGCGATCAGCGAGGAGTCGGACGGCTCGGCTCCGTACGAGCCGCTGCCTGGCTGGGACGAACCGGAGCCGGACGCCACACCCTGA
- a CDS encoding DUF4184 family protein — protein sequence MPFTLSHAAAVLPAMRTDGTGRGRLVPALLVAGSFAPDMTYYAASVLPEAMEFGDFTHSFTGVFTVDVLVAWALVGAWLVLREPLVALLPRARQGRVGALLRCGAPRARVRPSLALWWYVSAVVGSLTHVVWDAFTHLDRWGMRVFPVLGQEIAGSPLYWYLQYGGSAVAAVVIAAFVVVALRRQRDTEPVGVPVLSVRDRWLAAAVIGGCATVAAVRRATRWWDHWSADAKPWELIPTVCFGAGAGLAVGLALYGVAVRVWRPAPVRPSQAAARTEPSRPTPR from the coding sequence TTGCCGTTCACCCTCAGCCATGCCGCGGCCGTTCTGCCGGCCATGCGCACCGACGGGACCGGACGCGGCCGACTGGTTCCGGCCCTGCTCGTGGCCGGTTCGTTCGCGCCCGACATGACCTATTACGCGGCGAGTGTGCTGCCGGAGGCGATGGAGTTCGGCGACTTCACGCACTCCTTCACCGGAGTGTTCACGGTCGATGTCCTGGTCGCCTGGGCGCTCGTGGGCGCCTGGCTGGTGCTGCGCGAGCCGCTGGTGGCTCTGCTGCCGCGCGCCCGGCAGGGACGCGTCGGGGCTCTTCTGCGCTGCGGTGCGCCGCGCGCCCGCGTCCGGCCGTCACTGGCCCTGTGGTGGTACGTGTCCGCGGTGGTCGGTTCGTTGACGCATGTCGTGTGGGACGCGTTCACGCATCTCGACCGGTGGGGCATGCGGGTCTTTCCGGTCCTCGGGCAGGAGATCGCGGGCTCGCCGCTCTACTGGTATCTGCAGTACGGCGGTTCGGCGGTCGCCGCGGTGGTGATCGCCGCCTTCGTGGTGGTCGCCCTCCGACGGCAGCGCGACACCGAGCCCGTGGGGGTGCCGGTGCTGTCCGTACGGGACCGGTGGCTCGCGGCGGCCGTGATCGGTGGCTGCGCGACGGTGGCCGCGGTGCGGCGGGCGACGCGCTGGTGGGACCACTGGTCGGCCGACGCGAAGCCCTGGGAGCTGATTCCCACCGTGTGCTTCGGGGCGGGGGCGGGTCTCGCCGTCGGCCTCGCGCTGTACGGCGTGGCGGTCAGGGTGTGGCGTCCGGCTCCGGTTCGTCCCAGCCAGGCAGCGGCTCGTACGGAGCCGAGCCGTCCGACTCCTCGCTGA
- a CDS encoding SPW_0924 family protein, with protein sequence MRALIAAATGLAVALALVLTITAMGSPAGETSPKPLLTTVPSHP encoded by the coding sequence ATGCGTGCCCTGATCGCCGCCGCGACCGGTCTCGCCGTCGCGCTCGCGCTCGTCCTCACCATCACTGCCATGGGTTCACCGGCGGGCGAGACGTCCCCCAAGCCGCTGCTCACCACCGTCCCCAGCCACCCGTGA
- a CDS encoding class I SAM-dependent methyltransferase, which translates to MREGAHPGRIAAYPAQDPSHEATRALRHPLRDGRRGRVGRKRPQISTREPIIQEPEPFEPEATRREAGSGESTRANRGWWDRNADEYQVEHGTFLGDDRFVWGPEGLDEIEAELLGPMEELAGKDVLEIGAGAAQCSRWLAAQGARPVALDLSHRQLQHALRIGAKGVGLVEADAGALPFADASFDLACSAYGALPFVADPVKVLREVHRVLRPGGRFVFSVTHPIRWAFPDEPGPEGLTVTSSYFDRTPYVEQDDAGRAVYVEHHRTVGDRVRDVVAGGFRLVDLVEPQWPAWNTQEWGGWSPLRGNLIPGSAIFVCERS; encoded by the coding sequence ATGCGCGAAGGCGCACACCCGGGGCGGATCGCCGCATACCCGGCACAAGACCCGTCTCACGAGGCCACCAGGGCCCTGCGGCACCCCTTGCGTGACGGCCGCCGCGGACGGGTCGGACGGAAGAGACCGCAGATTAGTACGAGGGAGCCGATCATCCAAGAGCCCGAACCGTTCGAGCCCGAGGCGACACGACGGGAGGCGGGGTCCGGCGAGAGCACCCGCGCCAATCGTGGCTGGTGGGACCGGAACGCGGACGAGTACCAGGTCGAGCACGGCACGTTTCTCGGCGACGACCGTTTCGTGTGGGGCCCAGAGGGCCTCGACGAGATCGAGGCCGAGTTGCTCGGACCGATGGAGGAACTGGCCGGAAAGGACGTCCTGGAGATCGGCGCGGGTGCCGCCCAGTGCTCGCGCTGGCTGGCCGCCCAGGGGGCCCGTCCGGTCGCCCTGGACCTCTCGCACCGCCAGCTCCAGCACGCGCTGCGGATCGGCGCCAAGGGGGTGGGGCTCGTCGAGGCGGACGCCGGCGCACTCCCGTTCGCGGACGCCTCCTTCGACCTCGCGTGCTCCGCCTACGGGGCGCTGCCGTTCGTCGCGGACCCCGTGAAGGTCCTGCGGGAGGTGCACAGGGTGCTGCGGCCCGGCGGCCGGTTCGTCTTCTCCGTCACGCACCCGATCCGCTGGGCCTTCCCCGACGAGCCCGGCCCCGAGGGACTGACCGTGACCTCCTCGTACTTCGACCGCACGCCGTACGTCGAGCAGGACGACGCGGGCCGCGCGGTGTACGTCGAGCACCACAGGACGGTCGGCGACCGCGTCCGGGACGTGGTGGCGGGCGGTTTCCGGCTGGTCGACCTGGTCGAGCCGCAGTGGCCCGCCTGGAACACCCAGGAGTGGGGCGGCTGGTCGCCCCTTCGGGGAAACCTCATCCCCGGCTCGGCGATCTTCGTGTGCGAGCGAAGCTAG
- a CDS encoding PAC2 family protein, protein MLDPQGLYAWEPKGLAVVDMALAQESAGLVMLYHFDGYIDAGETGDQIVDRLLDSLPHQVVARFDHDRLVDYRARRPLLTFRSDRWADYEEPTLDVRLVQDATGAPFLLLSGPEPDVEWERFAAAVQQIVERLGVRLSVNFHGIPMGVPHTRPVGLTPHGNRTDLVPGHRSPFDEAQVPGSAESLVEYRLMQAGHDILGVAAHVPHYIARSPYPDAALTVMEAITAATGLVLPGIAHALRTEAHRTQTEIDRQIQEGDEELVALVQGLEHQYDAAAGAETRGNMLAEPVEIPSADEIGLEFERFLAEREGDA, encoded by the coding sequence GTGCTTGATCCGCAGGGTTTGTACGCATGGGAGCCGAAGGGCCTGGCTGTCGTCGACATGGCGCTCGCCCAGGAGTCGGCCGGTCTTGTCATGCTCTACCACTTCGACGGATACATCGACGCGGGCGAGACCGGCGACCAGATCGTCGACCGGCTGCTCGACTCGCTGCCCCACCAGGTCGTGGCCCGCTTCGACCACGACAGGCTCGTGGACTACCGCGCCCGGCGCCCACTCCTGACGTTCAGGAGCGACCGCTGGGCCGACTACGAGGAGCCCACCCTGGACGTGCGACTCGTCCAGGACGCCACCGGCGCACCGTTCCTGCTGCTGTCAGGACCCGAGCCGGACGTCGAGTGGGAGCGCTTCGCCGCGGCCGTCCAGCAGATCGTGGAGCGCCTCGGCGTGCGCCTGTCCGTGAACTTCCACGGCATTCCCATGGGCGTACCGCACACGCGCCCCGTGGGCCTCACACCGCACGGCAACCGCACGGATCTCGTCCCGGGCCATCGCAGCCCCTTCGACGAGGCCCAGGTCCCCGGCAGCGCCGAGTCGCTGGTCGAGTACCGCCTGATGCAGGCCGGACACGACATCCTGGGCGTCGCCGCCCACGTGCCGCACTACATCGCCCGCTCTCCGTACCCGGACGCCGCGCTGACCGTCATGGAGGCCATCACCGCGGCCACCGGTCTGGTCCTGCCCGGCATCGCACACGCCCTGCGCACCGAGGCGCACCGCACGCAGACCGAGATCGACCGGCAGATCCAGGAGGGCGACGAGGAACTCGTCGCGCTCGTCCAGGGACTTGAGCACCAGTACGACGCCGCTGCGGGCGCCGAGACGCGGGGCAACATGCTGGCCGAGCCGGTGGAGATTCCGTCCGCGGACGAGATCGGGCTCGAATTCGAACGGTTCCTGGCGGAGCGGGAGGGCGACGCGTAG
- a CDS encoding DUF3068 domain-containing protein, whose product MRRKASLILLALAVFFAALSPLTRWYAFPRLAKIPADQYQDMVLEAKDATLLDYGTMTAKKVDKVTVVQTLKGNVEASEKIEKTAGRDVVVWDGLSYVQGPDGKMVSKIPERYIFDAHTQEPVHATGEMVDGDPVKREGIEFKWPFLTEKRDYEYFDAQARITAPIHYKGEQDFRGVNVYYFEQTIPWTKVPFPKIMPVEGITPESVAKTGTTRWYTTVRKFWVEPTTGAPVYGEEIHKEELRGGTLLGDREKVTAFAGHVKIREDYIRSTVDLVKSQRLLVLLMTSYLPWGFLILGAGLLSLSLYLEARSRRPGDPSPTETREPEPVSA is encoded by the coding sequence ATGCGCCGCAAGGCCAGCCTGATCCTGCTCGCCCTCGCCGTGTTCTTCGCGGCGCTGTCCCCGCTGACGCGCTGGTACGCCTTCCCGCGCCTCGCCAAGATCCCGGCCGACCAGTACCAGGACATGGTCCTGGAGGCGAAGGACGCGACCCTCCTCGACTACGGCACGATGACGGCCAAGAAGGTCGACAAGGTCACCGTCGTACAGACCCTCAAGGGCAACGTCGAGGCCTCCGAGAAGATCGAGAAGACCGCGGGCCGCGACGTCGTCGTCTGGGACGGCCTCTCCTACGTCCAGGGCCCCGACGGCAAGATGGTCTCCAAGATCCCCGAGCGCTACATCTTCGACGCGCACACCCAGGAACCCGTCCACGCCACCGGCGAGATGGTCGACGGCGACCCCGTCAAACGCGAGGGCATCGAGTTCAAGTGGCCCTTCCTCACGGAGAAGAGGGACTACGAGTACTTCGACGCACAGGCCCGCATCACCGCACCGATCCACTACAAGGGCGAGCAGGACTTCCGGGGCGTAAACGTTTACTACTTCGAGCAGACCATCCCCTGGACCAAGGTGCCCTTCCCGAAGATCATGCCGGTCGAGGGCATCACTCCGGAGTCGGTCGCCAAGACGGGCACGACCCGCTGGTACACCACGGTCCGCAAGTTCTGGGTCGAACCCACCACCGGAGCACCCGTCTACGGAGAAGAGATCCACAAGGAGGAACTGCGCGGCGGCACGCTCCTCGGGGACCGCGAAAAGGTGACCGCCTTCGCCGGGCACGTGAAGATACGCGAGGACTACATCCGCTCGACGGTCGACCTGGTCAAGTCCCAGCGGCTGCTCGTCCTGCTGATGACCTCGTACCTGCCGTGGGGCTTCCTGATCCTCGGCGCAGGCCTGCTGTCGCTCTCCCTCTACCTGGAGGCCCGCAGCCGCCGCCCCGGCGACCCCTCACCGACGGAGACCCGCGAACCGGAACCGGTCAGCGCCTGA
- the hrpB gene encoding ATP-dependent helicase HrpB, with product MIRYDALDLLPVRGALPGLGDALDAHGGAVLVAPPGTGKTTLVPLVLAGLVGDGPMRRVVVAEPRRIAARAAARRMAWLLGEKVGESVGYTVRGERVVGPRARVEVVTTGVLLQRLQRDQELAGVDVVVLDECHERHLDADTVAAFLLDVQAALRPELRLVAASATTDAEGWARLLGEVPVVEAEGVSYPVEVVWAPPVRPVRPPHGMRVDPVLLTHVASVVRRALSERDGDVLCFLPGVGEIARVAGQLGGLGDVEVLQVHGRAPAAVQDAVLSGGTRRRVVLSTSVAESSLTVPGVRVVVDSGLAREPRVDHARGLSALATVRASQAAGRQRAGRAGREAPGAVYRCWAEAEDGRLSRFPAPEIKVADLTAFALQAACWGDPDASGLALLDPPPGGAMAAARGVLEAIGAVGSDGRPTERGVRMSRLGLHPRLGRALLDAGHSVGAERAAEVVALLSEEPPREYGDDLAAALRAARRGGDAYAGRWRTEVRRLRSASAPAPSAPRDALFDTCGPSVAGRAVPRAPDGARLGEAPTDDRAVGLVAALAFPERVARKQGGSFLMVSGTRAEVGDGSGLRDASWIAVAVADRPVGAGHARVRLGAVVDEAVAREAAGALYGKSDEVRWADGDVVARRVERLGAVELTVRPLRNAEPGLVREALLEGLREEGFGVLRWSRDAEVLRQRLGFLRHRLGAPWPDVSDDALHARVDEWLEPELGRARRRADLERIDAGQALGRLLPWASGEAARFDELAPERIEVPSGSRIRVDYADPERPVLAVKLQEMFGARESPAVAGVPVVVHLLSPAGRPAAVTADLVSFWRDGYRGVRAELRGRYPKHPWPEDPATAEPTRHTNARLRR from the coding sequence GTGATCCGTTACGACGCTCTGGACCTCCTGCCCGTCCGCGGTGCGCTGCCCGGCCTGGGCGACGCCCTGGACGCGCACGGCGGTGCCGTGCTGGTCGCGCCGCCCGGCACCGGCAAGACGACCCTCGTGCCGCTCGTGCTCGCCGGTCTGGTCGGCGACGGGCCCATGCGCCGTGTCGTGGTCGCCGAGCCGCGGCGGATCGCGGCGCGGGCGGCCGCGCGGCGGATGGCGTGGCTGCTTGGCGAGAAGGTCGGCGAGAGCGTCGGGTACACCGTGCGCGGGGAGCGGGTGGTCGGGCCACGCGCGCGCGTGGAGGTCGTCACGACCGGTGTGCTGCTGCAACGGCTGCAGCGGGACCAGGAACTGGCGGGCGTCGACGTGGTCGTGCTCGACGAGTGCCACGAACGGCATCTGGACGCCGACACGGTGGCCGCGTTCCTGTTGGACGTACAGGCCGCGCTGCGCCCCGAGCTGCGGCTGGTGGCCGCCTCCGCCACGACCGACGCCGAGGGGTGGGCGAGGCTGCTGGGCGAGGTTCCGGTGGTCGAGGCGGAGGGCGTGTCCTACCCGGTCGAGGTGGTCTGGGCGCCGCCCGTACGCCCCGTACGGCCGCCGCACGGCATGCGGGTGGACCCGGTGCTGCTGACGCACGTGGCGTCGGTGGTGCGGCGGGCGCTTTCCGAACGCGACGGGGACGTCCTGTGCTTCCTGCCCGGTGTCGGGGAGATCGCGCGGGTCGCCGGGCAGCTCGGCGGGCTCGGTGATGTCGAGGTGCTTCAGGTGCACGGGCGGGCGCCGGCCGCGGTGCAGGACGCGGTGCTGTCCGGGGGTACGCGGCGCCGGGTGGTCCTCTCGACGTCGGTGGCCGAGTCGTCGCTGACGGTTCCGGGCGTGCGGGTGGTCGTGGACTCCGGGCTCGCGCGCGAGCCCCGGGTCGATCACGCGCGGGGGCTGAGCGCGTTGGCGACGGTACGGGCCTCGCAGGCGGCCGGCCGGCAGCGGGCGGGGCGCGCCGGGCGCGAGGCACCGGGCGCGGTGTACCGGTGCTGGGCCGAGGCTGAGGACGGGCGGCTGTCGCGTTTCCCGGCGCCGGAGATCAAGGTGGCCGACCTGACGGCGTTCGCCCTCCAGGCGGCCTGCTGGGGCGATCCCGACGCGTCGGGGCTGGCGCTGCTGGATCCGCCGCCGGGAGGCGCCATGGCGGCCGCTCGGGGCGTTCTGGAGGCCATCGGCGCGGTGGGCTCCGACGGGCGTCCGACGGAGCGGGGTGTACGGATGTCTCGGCTCGGGTTGCATCCGCGGCTGGGGCGGGCGTTGCTGGACGCGGGGCACTCCGTGGGTGCGGAGCGCGCTGCTGAGGTGGTTGCCCTGTTGAGTGAGGAGCCGCCTCGGGAGTACGGGGATGATCTTGCCGCTGCCTTGCGGGCGGCGCGGCGTGGGGGTGACGCCTATGCCGGGCGGTGGCGCACCGAAGTTCGGCGACTGCGGTCCGCGTCGGCGCCCGCGCCGAGCGCTCCGCGGGATGCGCTGTTCGATACATGCGGGCCGTCCGTGGCTGGTCGCGCAGTTCCCCGCGCCCCTGATGGGGCGCGCCTTGGCGAAGCCCCTACCGACGACCGTGCCGTGGGGCTCGTCGCCGCCCTCGCCTTTCCCGAGCGGGTTGCCCGGAAGCAAGGGGGCTCTTTTCTCATGGTGTCCGGTACTCGGGCCGAGGTGGGGGACGGGAGTGGGCTGCGGGACGCCTCGTGGATCGCTGTCGCCGTTGCCGATCGGCCCGTCGGTGCGGGGCACGCGCGCGTGCGGCTCGGGGCCGTGGTGGACGAGGCGGTCGCGCGCGAGGCGGCCGGGGCCCTGTACGGCAAGAGCGACGAGGTGCGCTGGGCCGACGGGGACGTCGTGGCGCGGCGGGTCGAGCGGCTGGGCGCGGTGGAGTTGACCGTACGGCCGTTGCGGAACGCCGAGCCCGGGCTCGTAAGGGAGGCTCTTCTTGAGGGGTTGAGGGAGGAAGGGTTCGGGGTGCTGCGGTGGTCCCGGGACGCCGAGGTGCTGCGGCAGCGGCTCGGGTTCCTGCGTCACCGGCTCGGTGCCCCCTGGCCCGATGTGTCGGACGACGCGCTCCACGCGCGCGTGGACGAGTGGCTGGAGCCGGAGTTGGGCCGGGCTCGGCGGCGGGCCGATCTGGAGCGGATCGACGCCGGGCAGGCGTTGGGCCGGCTGTTGCCGTGGGCGTCCGGGGAGGCGGCCCGGTTCGACGAGTTGGCGCCGGAGCGCATCGAGGTGCCGAGCGGGTCCAGGATCCGGGTGGACTACGCGGATCCGGAACGGCCCGTGCTGGCGGTGAAGTTGCAGGAGATGTTCGGGGCGCGGGAGTCGCCGGCCGTCGCCGGGGTGCCCGTGGTCGTGCATCTGCTGTCGCCCGCGGGCCGCCCGGCCGCCGTGACGGCCGACCTGGTGTCCTTCTGGCGGGACGGCTACCGGGGCGTACGGGCGGAGCTGCGCGGCCGGTATCCGAAGCATCCGTGGCCCGAGGACCCAGCCACCGCCGAACCGACCCGGCACACGAACGCGCGCCTCAGGCGCTGA
- a CDS encoding lytic transglycosylase domain-containing protein, with the protein MAAQFGRRVVKGAATTAVAAVAVAALSASQAPGVTDTAQGRQNTGSQPSSDPDADNSATGNSPYYTDLPPLNSPTPTPTTGTGTPTGTGEAEAGIPATVLDAYKKAEAALGESKPGCNLPWQLLAAIGKVESGQARGGRVDANGTTITPILGPVLNGNGFANITDTDGGAYDGDTTHDRAVGPMQFIPSTWEWSGRDGNGDGKKDPNNIYDAALAAGGYLCRFGWDLSDKADLRRAILSYNNSTHYLNTVLSWLEYYRKGTHEVPDGTGTLPSGRSDDNNGSSSSPTPTPTPPGTTPPSSQPPGGGGSTSPSPKPPTTTPPPSTPPTTPATPTDTVDHLEDAGTAKLTATAGDAFAEKIATRTETEAGKAVAKVRVRFTIVGDTDSVFTGGESVATVVTNSSGVATAPALKAGEKTGDFTVRATVVGRAVSGLDYKATVTARQADALARTSDTALTCVAGGEFADQVELKATYKGAAADGVAATATLIKAADDATANDKGPYFKDADGKTVRTLAGLKTDANGLLKLPKLYADDTAGTFLLRINTTGGATLTVELKVTAAAATASPSPSAS; encoded by the coding sequence ATGGCGGCGCAATTCGGCAGGCGAGTTGTCAAGGGGGCGGCAACCACCGCTGTGGCCGCGGTCGCGGTCGCGGCGCTGTCCGCGTCCCAGGCGCCGGGCGTGACCGACACCGCGCAGGGCAGACAGAACACCGGTTCCCAGCCCTCGTCCGACCCGGACGCCGACAACAGCGCCACCGGCAACTCGCCGTACTACACCGACCTCCCGCCGCTCAACAGCCCCACCCCGACGCCGACTACGGGCACCGGAACGCCGACCGGCACGGGCGAGGCCGAGGCCGGCATACCCGCGACCGTCCTCGACGCCTACAAGAAGGCCGAGGCGGCGCTGGGCGAGTCCAAGCCCGGCTGCAATCTGCCCTGGCAACTCCTCGCCGCCATCGGCAAGGTCGAGTCCGGCCAGGCACGCGGCGGCCGCGTCGACGCCAACGGCACCACGATCACCCCGATCCTCGGCCCGGTCCTCAACGGCAACGGCTTCGCGAACATCACCGACACCGACGGCGGCGCGTACGACGGGGACACCACCCACGACCGTGCCGTCGGCCCCATGCAGTTCATCCCCTCCACCTGGGAGTGGTCGGGCCGCGACGGCAACGGCGACGGCAAGAAGGACCCCAACAACATCTACGACGCGGCTCTCGCCGCCGGCGGCTACCTGTGCCGGTTCGGCTGGGACCTGTCGGACAAGGCCGACCTCAGGCGCGCGATCCTCAGCTACAACAACTCGACGCACTACCTGAACACGGTCCTGTCGTGGCTGGAGTACTACCGCAAGGGCACCCACGAGGTCCCGGACGGCACGGGCACGCTGCCCTCCGGCCGCAGCGACGACAACAACGGGTCGAGCTCCTCCCCGACGCCGACACCGACCCCGCCGGGCACGACCCCGCCCAGTTCCCAGCCGCCGGGCGGCGGCGGTTCCACGAGCCCCAGCCCGAAGCCGCCCACCACGACCCCGCCGCCGAGCACGCCGCCGACGACTCCCGCCACGCCCACCGACACGGTGGACCACCTGGAGGACGCGGGCACGGCCAAACTCACCGCGACCGCGGGCGACGCCTTCGCCGAGAAGATCGCCACCCGCACCGAGACCGAGGCAGGCAAGGCCGTCGCGAAGGTCCGGGTCCGGTTCACGATCGTCGGCGACACCGACTCCGTCTTCACCGGCGGCGAGAGCGTCGCGACCGTCGTCACCAACAGCTCCGGCGTGGCCACCGCGCCCGCCCTCAAGGCCGGCGAGAAGACGGGCGACTTCACGGTCCGCGCCACCGTCGTCGGCCGTGCCGTCTCCGGCCTCGACTACAAGGCGACGGTCACCGCGCGCCAGGCCGACGCACTCGCCCGCACGAGTGACACCGCGCTGACCTGCGTCGCGGGCGGCGAGTTCGCGGACCAGGTCGAGCTGAAGGCGACCTACAAGGGTGCCGCAGCGGACGGCGTCGCGGCCACCGCCACGCTCATCAAGGCGGCGGACGACGCGACCGCGAACGACAAGGGCCCCTACTTCAAGGACGCGGACGGCAAGACCGTACGGACCCTCGCGGGCCTCAAGACGGACGCGAACGGCCTGTTGAAGCTGCCGAAGCTGTACGCGGACGACACGGCCGGCACGTTCCTGCTCCGCATCAACACCACCGGCGGCGCGACGCTCACGGTCGAGCTGAAGGTGACGGCGGCGGCAGCGACCGCCTCACCGAGCCCCTCCGCCTCGTAG
- the rpsA gene encoding 30S ribosomal protein S1 yields MTSSTETTATTPQVAVNDIGNEEAFLAAIDETIKYFNDGDIVDGVIVKVDRDEVLLDIGYKTEGVIPSRELSIKHDVDPNEVVKVGDEIEALVLQKEDKEGRLILSKKRAQYERAWGTIEKIKEEDGIVTGTVIEVVKGGLILDIGLRGFLPASLVEMRRVRDLQPYVGKELEAKIIELDKNRNNVVLSRRAWLEQTQSEVRQTFLTTLQKGQVRSGVVSSIVNFGAFVDLGGVDGLVHVSELSWKHIDHPSEVVEVGQEVTVEVLDVDMDRERVSLSLKATQEDPWQQFARTHQIGQVVPGKVTKLVPFGAFVRVDEGIEGLVHISELAERHVEIPEQVVQVNDEIFVKVIDIDLERRRISLSLKQANESFGADPASVEFDPTLYGMAASYDDQGNYIYPEGFDPETNDWLEGYESQREVWENQYAEAQTRFEQHQAQVIKSREADAQAEAEGVATPGAAPAASGGSGGGGSYSSESDDNSGALASDEALAALREKLAGGQS; encoded by the coding sequence ATGACGAGCAGCACCGAGACCACCGCCACCACCCCGCAGGTTGCGGTCAACGACATCGGTAACGAGGAAGCCTTCCTCGCCGCGATCGACGAGACGATCAAGTACTTCAACGACGGCGACATCGTCGACGGCGTCATCGTGAAGGTCGACCGGGACGAGGTCCTGCTCGACATCGGTTACAAGACCGAAGGTGTCATCCCGAGCCGCGAGCTCTCGATCAAGCACGACGTCGACCCCAACGAGGTCGTCAAGGTCGGCGACGAGATCGAAGCCCTTGTTCTCCAGAAGGAGGACAAGGAAGGCCGCCTGATCCTCTCGAAGAAGCGCGCCCAGTACGAGCGCGCCTGGGGCACCATCGAGAAGATCAAGGAAGAGGACGGCATCGTCACCGGCACCGTCATCGAGGTCGTCAAGGGTGGTCTCATCCTCGACATCGGCCTCCGTGGCTTCCTGCCGGCTTCTCTCGTCGAGATGCGCCGTGTCCGCGACCTCCAGCCCTACGTGGGCAAGGAGCTCGAGGCGAAGATCATCGAGCTGGACAAGAACCGCAACAACGTGGTCCTGTCCCGCCGCGCCTGGCTCGAGCAGACCCAGTCCGAGGTTCGCCAGACGTTCCTCACCACCCTGCAGAAGGGTCAGGTCCGCTCCGGCGTCGTCTCCTCGATCGTCAACTTCGGTGCGTTCGTGGACCTGGGTGGCGTCGACGGTCTCGTTCACGTCTCCGAGCTCTCCTGGAAGCACATCGACCACCCCTCCGAGGTTGTCGAGGTCGGCCAGGAAGTCACCGTCGAGGTCCTCGACGTCGACATGGACCGCGAGCGTGTCTCCCTGTCGCTCAAGGCGACGCAGGAAGACCCGTGGCAGCAGTTCGCCCGTACGCACCAGATCGGTCAGGTCGTCCCGGGTAAGGTCACCAAGCTCGTTCCCTTCGGTGCGTTCGTGCGCGTCGACGAGGGCATCGAGGGTCTGGTCCACATCTCCGAGCTGGCCGAGCGCCACGTGGAGATCCCGGAGCAGGTCGTCCAGGTCAACGACGAGATCTTCGTCAAGGTCATCGACATCGACCTCGAGCGTCGCCGGATCTCGCTGTCCCTGAAGCAGGCCAACGAGTCCTTCGGTGCCGACCCGGCCTCGGTCGAGTTCGACCCGACGCTCTACGGCATGGCCGCGTCGTACGACGACCAGGGCAACTACATCTACCCCGAGGGCTTCGACCCCGAGACCAACGACTGGCTCGAGGGCTACGAGTCCCAGCGCGAGGTGTGGGAGAACCAGTACGCCGAGGCGCAGACGCGCTTCGAGCAGCACCAGGCTCAGGTCATCAAGTCCCGCGAGGCGGACGCCCAGGCCGAGGCCGAGGGTGTCGCCACCCCGGGTGCGGCTCCGGCCGCCTCCGGTGGCAGCGGTGGCGGCGGTTCGTACTCCTCGGAGTCGGACGACAACTCCGGCGCCCTGGCGTCGGACGAGGCGCTGGCCGCCCTCCGCGAGAAGCTGGCCGGAGGCCAGAGCTGA